In Streptomyces sp. NBC_00878, a single window of DNA contains:
- the dnaE gene encoding DNA polymerase III subunit alpha produces MSKPPFTHLHVHTQYSLLDGAARLKDMFNACNEMGMTHIAMSDHGNLHGAYDFFHTAKKAGVTPIIGIEAYVAPESRRNKRKIQWGQPHQKRDDVSGSGGYTHKTIWAANRTGLHNLFRLSSDAYAEGWLQKWPRMDKETISQWSEGLIASTGCPSGELQTRLRLGQFDEAVKAASEYQDIFGKDRYFLELMDHGIDIERRVRDDLLRVGKKLGIPPLVTNDSHYTYAHEATAHDALLCIQTGKNLSDPDRFRFDGTGYYLKSTDEMYAVDSSEAWQEGCANTLLVAEQIDTSGMFEAKNLMPKFEIPDGFTEVTWFQEEVRLGMERRFPGGVPDDRQKQAEYEMDVIIQMGFPGYFLVVADFIMWAKKQGIAVGPGRGSAAGSIVAYAMGITDLDPIPHGLIFERFLNPERVSMPDVDIDFDERRRVEVIRYVTEKYGADKVAMIGTYGKIKAKNAIKDSARVLGYPYAMGDRLTKAMPADVLGKGIDLNGITDPKHPRYSEAGEIRGMYENEPDVKKVIDTAKGVEGLVRQMGVHAAGVIMSSEPIVDHAPIWVRHTDGVTITQWDYPQCESLGLLKMDFLGLRNLTIMDDAIKMVKANKGIDLEMLALPLDDPKTFELLCRGDTLGVFQFDGGPMRSLLRQMQPDNFEDISAVSALYRPGPMGMNSHINYAERKNKRQEITPIHKELEEPLEEVLAVTYGLIVYQEQVQKAAQIIAGYSLGEADILRRVMGKKKPDELAKNFVLFQKGARDKGYSDEAIQGLWDVLVPFAGYAFNKAHSAAYGLVSYWTAYLKANYPAEYMAALLTSVKDDKDKSAVYLNECRRMRIKVLPPNVNESEQNFAAQGDDVILFGLSAVRNVGTNVVESIIRSRKAKGKYASFPDYLDKVEAVACNKRTTESLIKAGAFDTMGHTRKGLTAHFEPMIDNVVAVKRKEAEGQFDLFGGMGEEDNTEPGFGLDVEFTTDEWDKAYLLAQEREMLGLYVSDHPLFGLEHVLSDKADAGINQLTGGEHADGAVVTIGGIISGLQRKMTKQGNAWAIATVEDLAGSIECMFFPATYQLVSTQLVEDTVVFVKGRLDKREDVPRLVAMELQVPDVSNAGTNAPVILTIPALKVTPPMISRLGEILSHHRGESEVRIRLQGPSKTTVLRLDRHRVKPDPALFGDLKVLLGPSCLAG; encoded by the coding sequence GTGTCAAAGCCGCCGTTCACGCACCTGCACGTCCATACCCAGTACTCGTTGCTGGACGGTGCCGCGCGGCTGAAGGACATGTTCAACGCGTGCAATGAGATGGGCATGACGCACATCGCGATGTCGGACCACGGCAACCTGCACGGGGCGTACGACTTCTTCCACACGGCGAAGAAGGCGGGGGTGACGCCGATCATCGGGATCGAGGCGTATGTCGCCCCGGAGTCGCGGCGGAACAAGCGGAAGATCCAGTGGGGTCAGCCGCACCAGAAGCGGGACGACGTGTCCGGTTCGGGTGGTTACACGCACAAGACGATCTGGGCGGCGAACAGGACCGGTCTGCACAACCTTTTCCGGCTGTCCTCGGACGCGTACGCGGAGGGCTGGCTGCAGAAGTGGCCGCGGATGGACAAGGAGACCATCTCCCAGTGGTCGGAGGGGCTGATTGCCTCCACGGGTTGTCCGTCGGGTGAGTTGCAGACGCGGTTGCGTCTGGGCCAGTTCGACGAGGCGGTGAAGGCGGCCTCGGAGTACCAGGACATTTTCGGCAAGGACCGGTATTTCCTGGAGTTGATGGATCACGGGATCGACATCGAGCGGCGGGTCCGTGACGATCTGCTGCGGGTGGGCAAGAAGCTGGGCATCCCGCCGCTGGTGACGAACGACTCGCACTACACGTACGCGCACGAGGCGACCGCGCACGACGCGTTGCTGTGCATCCAGACGGGCAAGAACCTCTCGGACCCGGACCGTTTCCGCTTCGACGGGACCGGTTATTACCTGAAGTCCACGGACGAGATGTACGCGGTGGACTCTTCGGAGGCCTGGCAGGAGGGGTGTGCGAACACCCTGTTGGTGGCCGAGCAGATCGACACGTCCGGCATGTTCGAGGCGAAGAACCTCATGCCGAAGTTCGAGATCCCCGACGGCTTCACCGAAGTCACCTGGTTCCAGGAGGAGGTCCGCCTCGGGATGGAGCGCCGCTTCCCCGGCGGCGTCCCCGACGACCGCCAGAAGCAGGCGGAGTACGAGATGGACGTCATCATCCAGATGGGGTTCCCGGGGTACTTCCTCGTGGTCGCCGACTTCATCATGTGGGCCAAGAAGCAGGGCATCGCGGTCGGCCCGGGCCGTGGTTCCGCGGCCGGCTCGATCGTCGCGTACGCCATGGGCATCACCGACCTCGACCCGATCCCGCACGGCCTGATCTTCGAGCGGTTCCTGAACCCCGAGCGTGTCTCCATGCCCGACGTCGACATCGACTTCGACGAGCGTAGGCGCGTCGAGGTGATCAGGTATGTGACGGAGAAGTACGGCGCCGACAAGGTCGCCATGATCGGCACGTACGGAAAGATCAAGGCGAAGAACGCCATCAAGGACTCCGCGCGCGTGCTGGGTTATCCGTACGCGATGGGTGACCGGCTCACCAAGGCCATGCCCGCCGACGTCCTCGGCAAGGGCATCGACCTGAACGGCATCACGGACCCCAAGCACCCGCGTTACAGCGAGGCGGGCGAGATCCGGGGGATGTACGAGAACGAGCCGGACGTGAAGAAGGTCATCGACACCGCGAAGGGTGTCGAGGGGCTGGTCCGGCAGATGGGTGTGCACGCGGCCGGCGTGATCATGTCCAGTGAGCCCATCGTCGACCACGCCCCGATCTGGGTGCGGCACACCGACGGCGTGACCATCACGCAGTGGGACTACCCGCAGTGCGAGTCGCTCGGCCTGCTGAAGATGGACTTCCTCGGCCTGCGCAACCTCACGATCATGGACGACGCCATCAAGATGGTGAAGGCCAACAAGGGCATCGACCTGGAGATGCTCGCCCTCCCGCTGGACGACCCCAAGACCTTCGAACTGCTCTGCCGCGGTGACACCCTCGGTGTCTTCCAGTTCGACGGCGGCCCGATGCGCTCGCTGCTCCGCCAGATGCAGCCCGACAACTTCGAGGACATCTCCGCCGTCTCGGCCCTCTACCGGCCGGGCCCGATGGGCATGAACTCGCACATCAACTACGCGGAGCGCAAGAACAAGCGCCAGGAGATCACCCCGATCCACAAGGAGCTCGAGGAGCCGCTGGAGGAGGTCCTGGCGGTCACCTACGGCCTGATCGTGTACCAGGAGCAGGTGCAGAAGGCCGCCCAGATCATCGCCGGGTACTCGCTCGGCGAGGCCGACATCCTCCGCCGCGTGATGGGCAAGAAGAAGCCCGACGAACTGGCCAAGAACTTCGTCCTCTTCCAGAAGGGCGCCCGGGACAAGGGCTACAGCGACGAGGCGATCCAGGGCCTGTGGGACGTGCTGGTCCCCTTCGCCGGCTACGCCTTCAACAAGGCGCACTCCGCCGCGTACGGACTGGTGTCGTACTGGACGGCGTATCTGAAGGCGAATTACCCGGCCGAGTACATGGCCGCGCTGCTCACCTCGGTCAAGGACGACAAGGACAAGTCGGCGGTCTATCTGAACGAGTGCCGGCGCATGCGCATCAAGGTGCTGCCGCCGAACGTCAACGAGTCCGAGCAGAACTTCGCCGCTCAGGGCGACGACGTGATCCTGTTCGGCCTCTCCGCCGTCCGCAACGTCGGTACGAACGTGGTGGAGTCGATCATCCGCAGCCGTAAGGCCAAAGGGAAGTACGCCTCCTTCCCGGACTATCTCGACAAGGTCGAGGCGGTCGCCTGCAACAAGCGGACCACGGAGTCGCTGATCAAGGCGGGTGCGTTCGACACGATGGGGCACACCCGCAAGGGGCTGACCGCGCACTTCGAGCCGATGATCGACAACGTGGTGGCGGTCAAGCGCAAGGAGGCCGAGGGGCAGTTCGACCTGTTCGGCGGGATGGGCGAGGAGGACAACACCGAGCCCGGCTTCGGACTCGACGTGGAGTTCACCACCGACGAGTGGGACAAGGCCTATCTGCTCGCCCAGGAGCGGGAGATGCTCGGTCTGTACGTCTCCGACCACCCGCTGTTCGGTCTGGAGCACGTGCTGTCCGACAAGGCGGACGCGGGCATCAACCAGCTCACCGGCGGCGAGCACGCCGACGGCGCGGTCGTCACCATCGGCGGCATCATCTCCGGGCTCCAGCGCAAGATGACCAAGCAGGGCAACGCCTGGGCGATCGCCACCGTCGAGGACCTCGCGGGCTCGATCGAGTGCATGTTCTTCCCGGCCACCTACCAGTTGGTGTCGACCCAACTCGTCGAGGACACGGTGGTGTTCGTCAAGGGACGCCTCGACAAGCGCGAGGACGTGCCCCGCCTCGTCGCGATGGAACTCCAGGTCCCGGACGTGTCGAACGCGGGCACCAACGCGCCCGTGATCCTCACCATCCCGGCGCTGAAGGTCACCCCGCCCATGATCAGCCGGCTCGGCGAGATCCTCAGCCACCACAGGGGCGAGAGCGAGGTGCGGATCAGGCTCCAGGGCCCGAGCAAGACCACGGTGCTGCGGCTCGACCGGCACCGGGTGAAGCCGGACCCCGCACTGTTCGGTGACTTGAAAGTGCTGCTCGGACCGTCCTGCCTGGCGGGGTGA
- a CDS encoding DUF2252 domain-containing protein: MSVPQLSAEQRGEQILAVFDTAFGELLAADPAAFRVKFRKMAASAFAFYRGTAGLFYHDLEQEKRGGPYLDERTSRVWIHGDLHAENFGTYMDAQGRLIFNVNDFDEAYVGPFTWDLKRLAASVALIGYAKALSDGQISDLVRTYAAAYRERIHALATGAKSDEVPPFTLDTAQGPLLDALRDARSLTRFGLLDSMTEIRDFERRFAPGGGSIELDAATRYKVLAAFDGYLETLPEASLSRPDSYRVKDVVGRRGIGIGSAGLPSYNILLEGATDALENDVVIYIKQAQTPAVSRHITDSSIREYFQHEGHRTVISQRALQAHADPWLGWTELDGAGQLVAEVSPYAVDLDWGDIDDPEEIAAVVADLGRSTATMHAAADDESGHSELVPFSTERAIDAAIAGDEDNFGDLLVDFAHEYGARARADHQIFVDLFRNGRIPGL; this comes from the coding sequence ATGTCGGTTCCGCAGCTCAGCGCCGAGCAACGCGGCGAACAGATCCTCGCCGTATTCGACACCGCCTTCGGCGAACTGCTGGCCGCCGACCCGGCCGCGTTCCGCGTGAAGTTCCGGAAGATGGCGGCCTCGGCGTTCGCCTTCTACCGCGGCACGGCGGGGCTCTTTTACCACGACCTGGAGCAGGAGAAGCGGGGCGGACCGTACCTGGACGAGCGCACCTCGCGCGTGTGGATCCACGGCGACCTGCACGCGGAGAACTTCGGCACGTACATGGACGCCCAGGGCCGCCTGATCTTCAACGTGAACGACTTCGACGAGGCGTATGTCGGCCCCTTCACCTGGGACCTCAAGCGCCTCGCGGCCTCCGTGGCCCTGATCGGCTACGCGAAGGCGCTGAGCGACGGGCAGATCTCCGATCTCGTCCGGACGTACGCGGCCGCCTACCGCGAGCGGATCCACGCCCTCGCGACGGGCGCCAAGAGCGACGAGGTGCCGCCCTTCACGCTGGACACCGCGCAGGGCCCGCTCCTGGACGCGCTGCGTGACGCCCGCTCGCTGACCCGCTTCGGGCTGCTCGACTCGATGACCGAGATCCGCGACTTCGAGCGCCGCTTCGCGCCGGGCGGCGGCTCCATCGAGCTGGACGCGGCCACGCGCTACAAGGTGCTGGCCGCCTTCGACGGCTACCTGGAGACGCTGCCGGAGGCGTCCCTCTCCCGCCCCGACTCGTACCGCGTGAAGGACGTCGTGGGCCGCCGCGGTATCGGCATCGGCTCGGCGGGGCTGCCCTCGTACAACATCCTTCTGGAGGGCGCCACCGACGCCCTGGAGAACGATGTGGTGATCTACATCAAGCAGGCCCAGACCCCGGCCGTCTCCCGGCACATCACGGACTCCTCGATCCGTGAGTACTTCCAGCACGAGGGCCACCGCACGGTGATCTCCCAGCGCGCCCTCCAGGCGCACGCGGACCCGTGGCTGGGCTGGACCGAGCTGGACGGCGCGGGCCAGCTCGTCGCCGAGGTCTCGCCGTACGCGGTGGACCTGGACTGGGGCGACATCGACGACCCGGAGGAGATCGCGGCGGTCGTCGCGGACCTCGGCCGGTCCACCGCCACGATGCACGCGGCGGCGGACGACGAGAGCGGCCACTCGGAGCTGGTGCCGTTCTCCACGGAGCGCGCCATCGACGCGGCGATCGCGGGCGACGAGGACAACTTCGGCGACCTTCTTGTCGACTTCGCGCATGAATACGGCGCACGCGCGCGTGCGGACCACCAGATCTTCGTGGACCTGTTCCGTAACGGCCGAATTCCGGGCCTGTAG